One Ricinus communis isolate WT05 ecotype wild-type chromosome 2, ASM1957865v1, whole genome shotgun sequence DNA segment encodes these proteins:
- the LOC8282456 gene encoding senescence-specific cysteine protease SAG39, which yields MATISERKLMFVALLVVGLWVSQAWSRSLHDAAMNERHEMWMVKYGRVYKDNSEKERRFEIFRNNVEFIESFNKPGNRPYKLDINEFADLTNEEFKASRNGYKRSSNVGLSEKSSFRYGNVTAVPTSMDWRQKGAVTPIKDQGQCGCCWAFSAVAAMEGITKLSTGKLISLSEQELVDCDTSGEDQGCEGGLMDDAFEFIKQNGGLTTEANYPYQGTDGTCNTNKAGNDAAKITGYEDVPANSEDALLKAVASQPVSVAIDASGSAFQFYSGGVFTGDCGTELDHGVTAVGYGTSDGTKYWLVKNSWGTSWGEDGYIRMERDIEAKEGLCGIAMQSSYPTA from the exons ATGGCTACAATTTCTGAAAGGAAACTGATGTTTGTGGCACTGTTGGTTGTGGGGCTCTGGGTATCTCAAGCCTGGTCTAGGTCGCTCCATGATGCAGCCATGAATGAGAGGCATGAGATGTGGATGGTTAAATATGGCCGTGTGTATAAAGACAATTCGGAGAAGGAGAGACGATTTGAAATCTTCAGGAACAATGTGGAGTTTATTGAATCTTTCAACAAGCCTGGGAACAGGCCTTACAAGCTGGACATCAATGAGTTTGCAGATCTAACTAATGAAGAGTTCAAGGCCTCTAGAAATGGATACAAAAGGTCTTCCAATGTTGGGTTGTCTGAAAAATCATCATTTAGGTATGGAAATGTTACTGCAGTGCCTACCTCCATGGATTGGAGACAGAAAGGAGCCGTCACCCCCATCAAGGACCAAGGTCAATGTG GATGTTGCTGGGCATTTTCTGCTGTGGCAGCAATGGAAGGTATTACAAAGCTTTCAACAGGAAAACTGATCTCTCTTTCAGAGCAAGAACTAGTTGATTGTGACACAAGTGGCGAAGATCAAGGCTGCGAAGGGGGTTTAATGGATGATGCATTTGAGTTCATCAAACAAAATGGAGGCCTAACTACTGAAGCCAATTACCCTTACCAAGGAACCGATGGAACTTGCAACACCAACAAGGCAGGTAATGATGCAGCCAAGATTACAGGTTATGAAGATGTGCCTGCCAACAGCGAGGATGCCCTACTGAAGGCAGTAGCCAGCCAACCGGTCTCTGTTGCCATTGATGCTAGTGGATCTGCCTTCCAATTCTACTCAGGTGGAGTGTTCACAGGAGACTGTGGAACTGAACTGGACCATGGTGTCACTGCAGTAGGTTATGGGACAAGTGATGGTACTAAGTATTGGCTTGTCAAGAACTCATGGGGAACATCTTGGGGTGAGGATGGATATATAAGAATGGAAAGGGACATTGAAGCCAAGGAAGGACTCTGTGGAATTGCGATGCAATCTTCCTATCCAACAGCATAA